One genomic window of Herpetosiphonaceae bacterium includes the following:
- a CDS encoding cytochrome P450, translating into MEPINLFAPEFIADPYPFYAKMREQRPVAPVEPGGFWGISRYADVDAVLKSPDRFSSAGFDLAFEPEWLGHNPGAHTMLSKDPPAHTKYRNLLNRAFLPSVMTRIEPSVRALVERLADRLADGREVEFVSEFATPLTAGALGQFLALDPNLYPQFKRWSDSLASVSPVPHSPEHAEDVRRTVAELESYFGSVIDERSAAPGEDIISLLTQATIDGESLTRDDLIAFMFLLVVAGIETTVHLLSKSLLMLSRQPDVLERVRADAALIPRFIEEMLRYDPPTHNLYRQATRDVEVAGVRIPAGTFVMVMLASANRDPDQFPNPDMFDLDRRNHGHVAFGHGPHFCLGAALARLESRLALECLLSRFDGFTITTSDIPWHQTLTVRGPARLPIRFFGG; encoded by the coding sequence ATGGAACCGATCAACCTCTTCGCCCCTGAGTTCATCGCCGACCCGTACCCGTTCTACGCGAAGATGCGCGAGCAGCGCCCGGTGGCTCCTGTGGAGCCGGGCGGCTTCTGGGGCATCAGCCGGTACGCCGATGTCGACGCGGTCCTGAAATCTCCGGATCGCTTCTCGTCCGCCGGATTCGACCTGGCCTTCGAGCCGGAGTGGCTGGGGCACAACCCAGGCGCGCACACGATGCTCTCGAAGGACCCGCCCGCGCACACCAAATACCGCAATCTGCTCAACCGGGCATTCCTGCCGTCGGTCATGACCCGCATCGAGCCGAGCGTCCGCGCGCTGGTCGAGCGTCTGGCGGATCGCCTGGCGGACGGTCGTGAGGTCGAGTTTGTGAGCGAGTTTGCCACGCCGCTTACCGCTGGGGCGCTCGGTCAATTCCTGGCGCTCGATCCAAATCTGTACCCGCAGTTCAAGCGCTGGTCCGATTCGCTCGCGAGCGTCTCGCCGGTGCCGCACAGCCCGGAGCACGCGGAGGATGTGCGTAGAACCGTCGCGGAGCTCGAAAGCTACTTCGGATCGGTGATCGACGAGCGCTCGGCAGCGCCCGGAGAGGATATTATCAGCCTGCTGACGCAGGCGACGATCGACGGCGAGAGCCTGACCAGAGACGATCTGATCGCCTTTATGTTCCTGCTGGTCGTCGCCGGGATCGAGACGACGGTTCATCTGCTCAGCAAATCGCTGCTCATGCTCTCGCGGCAGCCCGATGTGCTGGAGCGCGTGCGGGCCGATGCGGCGCTCATTCCGCGCTTCATCGAGGAGATGCTGCGCTACGATCCTCCGACCCACAACCTCTATCGTCAGGCCACCCGCGATGTCGAGGTTGCCGGTGTGCGAATTCCGGCGGGCACGTTCGTGATGGTGATGCTGGCATCGGCCAACCGCGACCCCGATCAGTTTCCCAATCCCGACATGTTCGATCTCGACCGCCGCAATCACGGGCATGTCGCGTTCGGACATGGGCCGCATTTCTGCCTGGGCGCTGCCCTTGCCCGCCTGGAGTCGCGCTTGGCGCTGGAGTGCCTGCTGTCGCGCTTTGACGGCTTTACGATCACCACGAGCGACATTCCGTGGCATCAGACGCTCACCGTGCGCGGCCCTGCACGCCTGCCGATCCGATTCTTCGGCGGGTAA